The bacterium genome includes a window with the following:
- the murD gene encoding UDP-N-acetylmuramoyl-L-alanine--D-glutamate ligase: MDIKNKPITVLGLGKSGFAAAKLANKMGATVFVSDSSVSEDIKKNKDILTSIGIEVEIGRHSANVYKNKHLIILSPGISPDIPILRKAKEDNIGVVSEIEFASWFSLAKIIAITGTNGKTTTTILIKNMLKEAGYNTIVAGNIGTALSEKVESLSKSDIIVAEISSFQLETITKFCPFISLVLNITPDHLDRYKNMTNYTRAKSLIFKNQTAKNFTIINYDDPIVRKFENTTKAHVSFFSRKIQTCNAFVKDGKISMRPDAEEKEICRLDELRIKSTHNLENMLATICVASIFKIDPGIMKTTLAKFIGLPHKTEFVNKINNVTFINDSKATNVDATKTAIENTLSPIILIMGGKHKGSSYTYLEQAIRNKVKHLILIGEAKDIIKKDIGGLVPLTYVYSMDDAVEEAFSLAVQNDTILLSPACSSFDMFQNYIERGNLFKNAVNTLKSRIEHA, translated from the coding sequence GTGGATATAAAAAATAAACCTATCACTGTTCTCGGTCTTGGAAAAAGCGGTTTTGCTGCCGCAAAACTGGCTAATAAAATGGGCGCAACCGTTTTTGTGAGTGACAGTTCTGTATCTGAGGATATTAAAAAAAACAAAGATATTCTTACTAGCATAGGCATTGAAGTAGAAATAGGCAGGCATTCAGCTAATGTTTACAAAAATAAACATCTTATAATACTAAGCCCTGGTATTTCTCCGGATATTCCCATTCTTCGCAAGGCAAAGGAAGATAATATTGGAGTGGTGAGTGAAATAGAATTTGCATCGTGGTTCTCTCTTGCGAAAATCATTGCCATAACGGGTACAAACGGAAAAACAACAACAACTATCCTTATAAAGAATATGCTTAAAGAAGCAGGCTACAATACCATTGTCGCTGGGAATATAGGAACTGCTTTATCCGAAAAAGTTGAATCCTTATCAAAATCCGACATCATTGTTGCTGAAATCAGCAGCTTCCAACTGGAAACTATCACTAAATTCTGTCCCTTTATTTCTTTAGTTTTAAATATTACACCTGATCATCTTGATAGATACAAAAATATGACGAATTATACACGTGCAAAATCATTAATTTTTAAAAATCAAACTGCCAAGAATTTCACTATTATAAATTATGATGATCCTATAGTGAGAAAATTTGAGAATACAACAAAAGCGCATGTTTCCTTTTTTAGTAGAAAAATTCAAACGTGTAACGCTTTTGTTAAAGATGGAAAAATTTCAATGAGGCCTGATGCGGAGGAGAAGGAGATATGCAGACTTGATGAATTAAGGATAAAAAGCACACACAATTTGGAAAATATGCTTGCAACTATATGTGTAGCATCTATATTTAAAATTGATCCGGGAATAATGAAAACCACTTTAGCTAAGTTCATTGGATTGCCTCATAAAACAGAATTTGTTAATAAGATAAATAATGTTACATTTATCAATGACTCTAAGGCTACAAACGTTGACGCTACTAAAACAGCAATTGAAAATACCCTCTCTCCAATTATTCTTATTATGGGAGGTAAACATAAGGGGAGCAGCTACACCTATTTGGAACAGGCTATCAGAAATAAAGTCAAACATCTTATTCTAATTGGTGAAGCTAAAGATATAATAAAAAAGGATATTGGTGGACTGGTTCCCCTAACATATGTTTATTCAATGGATGACGCAGTAGAGGAAGCTTTTTCATTAGCTGTCCAAAATGATACAATCTTACTTTCCCCTGCATG